A region of Dermochelys coriacea isolate rDerCor1 chromosome 1, rDerCor1.pri.v4, whole genome shotgun sequence DNA encodes the following proteins:
- the LOC119844734 gene encoding olfactory receptor 52E2-like, translating into MAPFNFTHFDTSTFILMGIPGLEAAHIWISIPFFTFYIIGLLGNFTLLSVVGKEQTLRKPMYLLLCILALTDIATPTFVVPKALGIFWFNLKGITVAGCLTQMFFLHTVSVMHSSTLVTMAFDRYVAICNPLRYGTILSNAQIAKLGLAGLIRAVLFILPLPLLLSQQSFCANRIIPHTQCEHIAVVKTVCGDITVSRIYGFVLTFVISGFDLTFIALSYGLIIRAVLRISSKKANQKALNTCTAHICVMLTYYTPTFFSILTHHFGQGIAPYVHIILADLYLLIPPMLNPIIYGVKTKELQDKVGKYTCRR; encoded by the coding sequence ATGGCCCCTTTCAACTTCACCCACTTTGACACTTCAACTTTCATCCTAATGGGCATCCCTGGTTTGGAGGCTGCCCACATCTGGATTTCCATCCCTTTCTTTACCTTCTACATTATCGGCCTGTTGGGAAATTTCACGCTTCTGTCTGTTGTAGGTAAGGAGCAGACTCTACGGAAGCCGATGTACCTGCTGCTCTGCATCCTGGCACTTACAGACATTGCCACACCTACCTTTGTTGTGCCAAAGGCACTGGGcatattttggttcaatttgaaaGGCATTACTGTGGCTggctgcctcacccagatgttcTTCCTCCACACGGTTTCTGTTATGCACTCATCCACCCTCGTCACAATGGCCTTTGATCGCTACGTTGCCATATGTAACCCTCTGAGATATGGCACCATCCTCAGCAATGCACAAATAGCTAAGCTAGGGCTTGCAGGTTTGATAagagctgttctcttcattctgcCCCTACCCCTTCTCCTGAGTCAGCAGTCGTTCTGTGCCAACCGCATTATCCCCCACACACAATGTGAGCACATAGCTGTGGTGAAGACGGTGTGTGGGGATATCACAGTCAGCAGGATATATGGCTTTGTGCTAACATTTGTAATCAGTGGGTTTGACCTGACATTCATTGCCCTGTCATATGGTCTGATCATCAGGGCCGTCCTCAGAATCTCTTCTAAGAAAGCCAACCAGAAAGCCCTCAACACTTGTACAGCCCACATCTGTGTGATGCTGACATATTATACCCCTACCTTCTTCTCCATTCTCACACACCACTTCGGTCAAGGCATCGCACCCTATGTTCATATCATCTTAGCTGACCTCTATCTCCTTATCCCTCCCATGCTCAACCCTATCATTTATGGGGTCAAAACCAAAGAGCTTCAAGACAAAGTAGGCAAATACACCTGCCGAAGATGA